A genomic stretch from Astatotilapia calliptera chromosome 4, fAstCal1.2, whole genome shotgun sequence includes:
- the LOC113020577 gene encoding CD97 antigen-like yields the protein MVLLVSAGCNPGFSMKKKQCMALSFFLIMVLSVSAGCPQGFLTKKKECIDINECNDVVKPCGQNTNCTNTIGSYYCQCKDGFKRRTGEVILAIGACDDINECHKGYPCGQNGLCNNTQGSYYCICNAGFTNYGNKTARCTELNCDVFKDINDVKERFHIADGLVNYMEKSCQELTNNKRPVELNGEETLKRFLNMTDELLSSAFLNYKRKVSDFLDLVGNALRLIGPFTNSSRIYISSTQTELDMFVHKGPVIPKGNITLSTKHANLDIQMEIATGDPAYYPGFTTVSLMSYSNLENSTDGFFNGMKPQKNQSFKINSKVATVTVSNRNTSHLKTPINLTLNHLEEQANQTFHICVFWDSSVNGGSWSDRGCGVAESNLEYTSCSCNHLGTFAILTAYNEIKEKFEFHLIIWVFLSISLIFLFISILTFSMIRSIKSPRTTIHLHLCISLFIANLAFLAGISHFENQDGCTVVTGILHFSYLATFLWMCLDSVQLFRMIMLVSNTNFKTLHMMAAAYGVPAVIVAISALANSRGHGTERYCWVTQGFIWNYFGPACVIIIVNIFFFFITVWKLAQKFSSVNPDLDDLHKIEAFTISAVAQLFVLGNTWIFGSFQFQENHTAMAYLTIFGSLEGVTLFAVYCLFSRQVREEYKHALTRMCAPRKKSDRKARVSKSAQDTRECQL from the exons ATGGTGCTGTTGGTATCCGCAGGCTGCAATCCAGGATTCAGcatgaagaaaaaacaatgcatgg ctctgtcTTTCTTCCTCATCATGGTGCTGTCAGTATCAGCAGGCTGCCCTCAAGGAtttctcacaaagaaaaaagagtgCATTG ATATAAACGAATGTAATGATGTTGTGAAgccatgtggacaaaatacaaaCTGCACAAACACAATTGGGAGCTACTACTGCCAATGTAAAGATGGTTTCAAAAGAAGGACAGGGGAGGTGATTTTGGCAATTGGTGCATGCGATG ATATTAACGAATGTCATAAAGGATATCCCTGTGGTCAGAATGGATTATGTAACAACACACAAGGCAGTTATTACTGCATCTGCAACGCAGGGTTCACTAACTATGGCAACAAAACGGCACGGTGCACTG AATTAAACTGTGATGTTTTCAAAGATATAAATGATGTGAAAGAG AGATTTCATATTGCAGATGGCTTAGTGAATTACATGGAAAAATCCTGTCAGGAACTCACAAACAACAAAAGACCGGTAGAGCTGAATGGAGAGGAGACTCTAAAG AGATTCCTGAATATGACTGATGAGCTCTTGTCCAGTGCATTTCTTAATTATAAAAGGAAAGTTTCAGACTTTCTTGACTTGGTGGGAAATGCTCTGAGACTCATAGGACCCTTCACTAATTCTTCAAGGATTTATATCTCCTCAACTCAGACAG AGCTGGACATGTTTGTACACAAGGGGCCTGTTATACCTAAAGGAAACATAACATTATCAACTAAGCATGCTAACTTGGACATCCAGATGGAGATAGCTACTGGAGATCCTGCCTATTACCCCG GCTTTACAACAGTGTCCTTGATGAGCTATTCAAACCTGGAAAACTCTACAGATGGCTTCTTTAATGGAATGAAACCACAAAAGAACCAgagctttaaaataaactcCAAAGTGGCGACTGTCACTGTCAGCAACAGAAATACAAGCCACCTCAAAACGCCAATTAACCTAACTTTAAACCACCTAGAAGAACAG GCAAATCAAACATTCCACATCTGTGTGTTCTGGGATTCCTCGGTGAATGGAGGATCATGGTCTGATCGTGGTTGCGGTGTGGCAGAGTCAAACCTGGAATatacttcctgttcctgtaaCCACCTGGGAACCTTTGCTATACTCACGGCTTACAATGAAATTAAG GAGAAGTTTGAATTTCATCTGATCATATGGGTGTTCCTGTCCATTTCACTGATTTTCTTATTCATCTCCATCTTGACATTCTCAATGATCCGCTCTATTAAAAGTCCAAGAACCACCATCCACCTGCATCTCTGCATCAGCCTCTTCATTGCAAACCTTGCCTTTCTAGCAGGAATCTCTCATTTTGAGAACCAG GATGGCTGCACAGTGGTGACAGGGATCCTGCATTTTTCCTATCTGGCAACATTTTTATGGATGTGTCTGGACAGTGTACAACTGTTCAGGATGATAATGCTTGTTTCGAACACCAACTTTAAAACCCTCCACATGATGGCAGCTGCCTATGGAGTTCCAGCTGTTATTGTTGCCATCTCTGCCTTAGCTAATTCCAGGGGACATGGCACTGAGAGATA CTGTTGGGTAACCCAGGGATTTATTTGGAATTACTTTGGCCCTGCATGTGTAATCATCATT gtaaacattttcttctttttcataacTGTATGGAAGTTAGCACAGAAGTTCTCAAGTGTAAACCCTGACCTGGATGACCTGCACAAAATAGA GGCATTCACCATTAGTGCAGTGGCTCAGCTATTTGTATTGGGCAACACCTGGATCTTTGGTTCTTTCCAGTTTCAGGAAAACCATACAGCCATGGCTTACCTCACCATCTTTGGCAGCCTGGAAGGAGTTACACTCTTTGCAGTGTATTGTCTGTTTTCCAGGCAG GTGAGGGAAGAGTACAAACATGCCTTGACCAGAATGTGTGCTCCTCGGAAGAAGAGTGACAGAAAAGCTCGT GTTTCAAAGAGTGCCCAGGATACAAGAGAATGTCAACTTTGA